The following coding sequences lie in one Montipora foliosa isolate CH-2021 chromosome 11, ASM3666993v2, whole genome shotgun sequence genomic window:
- the LOC137974809 gene encoding GDP-fucose protein O-fucosyltransferase 1-like isoform X2 produces the protein MGSSRLCFLLSLYGDQTVLHITGRFGNQAEHFLGAIAFAKALDRTLILPPWRTYKNIPFSDFFQVEPLRSYHQVILAEDFMKHLAPSHWPKGKRHGYCWLPPGSGAQCRMKDGNPFKPFWDELGVDFDEKIVYHLGTRVQDPYERDKWKKEFPPSNHPVLAFRGAPASFPVEEQNRQVHAFLKWSDKINEEVDEYIKSTLPPGPFVGIHLRNGIDWVQVFHLNPWLPQLDLAILGRADHFIGNCVSSFSSFVKRERDFNGKPSSFFAFDD, from the exons TGATCAAACTGTGCTACACATTACAGGACGATTTGGAAACCAAGCAGAACATTTTCTAGGAGCAATAGCATTTGCCAAGGCTCTTGATAGGACACTTATTCTTCCACCATGGAGGACATAC AAAAATATTCCTTTCTctgatttttttcaagttgagcCCTTGCGGTCCTACCACCAAGTGATTCTGGCGGAAGATTTTATGAAGCACTTGGCACCTTCACATTGGCCTAAAGGAAAGAGGCATGGCTACTGCTGGCTACCCCCAGGGTCTGGTGCACAGTGTAGGATGAAG GATGGAAATCCTTTTAAACCTTTTTGGGATGAGCTTGGAGTTGATTTTGATGAGAAGATTGTCTACCATCTTGGGACTCGTGTTCAAGATCCTTATGAGAGAGACAAGTGGAAAAAGGA atttCCTCCATCAAATCACCCCGTTCTTGCCTTCCGAGGTGCTCCGGCTAGTTTTCCGGTTGAAGAGCAGAATCGGCAGGTACATGCGTTTTTAAAGTGGTCTGACAAGATAAACGAAGAGGTGGATGAGTATATAAAGAGTACTTTACCACCGGGTCCATTTGTTGGAATACATCTTCGCAATGGAATTGATTGG GTCCAAGTTTTTCATCTGAATCCGTGGTTACCCCAGCTTGACCTGGCCATTCTTGGAAGAGCAGATCACTTCATTGGCAACTGTGTCTCGTCTTTCTCGTCATTTGTCAAACGCGAAAGAGACTTCAATGGCAAACCGTCATCCTTCTTTGCTTTTGATGACTAA